The DNA window GGTGAGCAGCACCGTGGTGCCACCCGCGGCCAGCTCCCGGACGGCGTGCCAGACCTCGATGCGCGCCTCCGGGTCCAGCCCGGTCGTCGGCTCGTCGAGGAAGACCACCGGTGGGTTCCCGATCAGGCTCATCGCGATGTCCAGGCGGCGACGCATCCCCCCGGAGTACGTGGCCACGCGTCGACCACCGGCATCGGTCAGCGAGAAGCGGGCCAGCAGACGGTCCGCGATCGTGCCGGAGTCCTTGAGGTGCCGCAGGCGGGCGACCATGACAAGGTTCTCCCGCCCGGTGAGGATCTCGTCGACCGCCGCGAACTGCCCGGTCAGGCTGATCGACTCGCGGACGTCGGCCGGCTGTGCGGCGACGTCGAACCCGTTGACCACGGCGGTTCCGCCGTCGGCGCGGAGCAGGGTGGACAGGATCCGTACCACGGTGGTCTTGCCGGCCCCGTTGGAGCCGAGCAGGGCGAAGATGCTGCCTCGTGCCACGTCGATGTCCACGCCCCGCAGCACATCGACGTCCTTGAAGGACTTCGTCAGGCCGTGCACCCGGATCGCGGGTGCCGATGTCACGCTCATGCGGCCAGCATGGAGGGTTGACGCTGCGTCAGGGTCAAGTCCATTCTGCCTGACGATGATGACATCCCCGGAATCACCGAAGTCGATCGATCGTATCCCCCGGCAGCGGCGCCCGTCGTCGCCGGAGACCGGCCCGTCGCCGGCCGGAACCGATCGGGTCACCCGCGCGGCGCGGGTGCTCACCGAGATCTTCTCACCCGGTTACCTGGTCGCCCTCCTGCTGGCGGCCGTGGCCTGGACGTCGTCGCGCTCGGTCGCCCAGGCGGTCCTGGTGAGCCTGATCGCGGTGGCGGCCGCGAGCGTGCTGCCGATGGTCTCGATCCTGCGCGGCGTCCGCCGCGGCCGCTGGACCGACAAGCACGTCGTCGTGCACGCGCAGCGGCGGGTGCCGCTGCTGATCATCCTGCTGTCGACGGCCGGCGGGATGCTCGCGCTCGTCGCGGTCAGCGCCCCGCGGCAGCTTCTCGCCCTGATCGCCGCGATGGTGGCGGCGCTGCTGGTCGCCGTGCCGATCACCGTCTTCCTGCATTGGGGGATCTCGATCCACGCCCTGGTAGCAGCCGGGACGTCGGTGGCGCTCTGCGTCGTCTTCGGGCCGGTGCTCGCGCTCACCGCGCCGGTCGCGGTGGCGGTGGGGTGGGCGCGCGTGCGGCTCGGGGAGCACACGGTGGCCCAGGTCCTGGCCGGCGGCCTCGTCGGCACGTGCGCCACCGGCCTGCTGTTCCCCCTGCTGGCCGGCTGACAAGCGGCCGGAACGCTCGGTCAGCGCCGGGGCGAACCGGACGGCCCCGGGGATGCTCAGTCTTGGTGTTCTTTCTGCTGGTGCGGGGTGGGCGCCTGCATCGGTGCGGACCATGCCGCGAGCAGACGCAGTGCGTCTGCCGACGGGCTGCCGGGTTCGGCCGCGTTGACGTACAGGGTGAGGTCGGGTTCGCCGGGCAGGGCGAGGGTCTCGTAGACCAGTTCCATGTCGCCGACGAGTTCGTGGTGGACCCGTTTCACCCCGGCTCGGTGTTCGTGCACGTTGCGGGAGGCCCACCGGACCCGGAAGTCGTCGGACCGGGTGGCGAGTTCGCCGATCAGCTTGGACAGCTCGGTGTCGAGGGGGTTCTTGGCGGCGGCGACGTGGAGCATGGCTGCGCTGTGGCTGGCGACCTGGTCCCAGTCGCGGTAGAACGTCTGCGCGCCCGGGTCGAGGTGGATGTAGCGGGCGTGGTTCCACGGTCCGGGGGAGCCGGACAGCAGCCCGCAGTAGAGGGCTCGCGCGAGCGGGTTCATCGCCACGATGTCGGACCGGTCGTTCTGCACGATGGCCGGCAGATCCGTCATCTGATCGAGGACCAGTTGCAACGTCGCGCGGATCGCCGGTGCCGCCGGGCGCCGGGCGGGGGTCTTCGCCGTACTGCGCTGGCTGCCGCGCACGAGGTGGAACAGATGGCGGCGTTCCAGATCATCGAGCTGGAGCGTGTTGGCGATCGCGTTCAGCACGGCGTCGGAGGCGCCGACCGCGTCGCCGCGTTCGAGCCTGATGTACCAGCTGACGCTCACGCCGGCCAGGGCGGCCAGTTCTTCGCGGCGCAGCCCGGGAACCCGGCGACCGGTGCCGGCGGGGAGCCCGGCGTCCTGCGGCCGGATCTTCGCGCGGCGCGAGGCGAGGAACTCCCGCAGCTCGGTCTTGTTGTCCATGATTTCGACTCTAGGCGCGTCCCTCGGGCTGAGGGTGTCACTGCCAGTGACCCCATCAAGCGGCTCTGCCAGCCCGCACGATGGTGCTGTTCTCTGGGGTCATGACCACCGCACGGGCTTACACCGCAACTTCCGCCACCGACCCGCTCGTCCCCACCACCATCGAGCGCCGTCCGGTCGGCCCGCACGATGTCCTGATCGACATCGCCTACTCGGGCATCTGCCACTCCGACATCAGCACCGTCCGCGGCGACTGGGGCCCGATCTCCTACCCGCTGGTCCCCGGCCACGAGATCGTCGGCACCGTCGCACAGGTCGGCTCCGAGGTCTCCCGGCACCGGGTCGGCGACCGGGTCGGCGTCGGCTGCATGGTCAACTCCTGCCGCGAGTGCGTCAACTGCCTCGCCGGCCTGGAGAACTACTGCCTCAACGGCGCCACCTTCACCTACAACAGCATCGACCGCGACGGCACCCCCACCCAGGGCGGCTACGCCACCCAGGTCGTGGTCGTCGAGGACTTCGTGCTCAGCGTTCCCGAGAGCATCCCGTTCGAGGCCGCGGCCCCGCTGCTCTGCGCCGGCGTCACCACCTACTCGCCGCTCGCTCACTGGAAGGTCGGCCCGGGTTCGAAGGTCGCCGTCGTCGGCCTGGGCGGTCTCGGCCATCTGGCGGTCAAGTTCGCCCACGCGATGGGCGCCGCGGTGACCGTGCTGTCCCAGACGCTGGGCAAGAAGGATGACGGCCTGCGTCTCGGGGCCGACCACTACTACGCCACCAGCGACGCGAGCAATTTCACGACGCTGGCCAACACCTTCGACCTCATCGTGAACACGATCAGCGCGCCGATCGACGTGCAGGCGTACCTGTCGCTGCTCGCCCTCGACGGCACGCTGGTCAACCTCGGAGCACCGGCCCAGCCGCTGCCCGTCTCGGTCTTCGCCCTCATGGGCAACCGTCGCTCCTTCGCCGCGTCCTCGATCGGCAGCATCGCCGAGACCCAGCAGATGCTGAACTTCTGCGCCGAGCACGCCATCGCCCCCGAGATCGAACTCATCACGGCAGCCGACATCAACACCGCCTACGAGCGCGTCCTCACGTCCGACGTCCGCTACCGGTTCGTGATCGACGCGGCCACCCTCTGACATCCGAGCCCAGGCGATCCCCTTGAGAGGAAGGTGCTGTCATGATCGATGGAGAAATCGGGGAGCGGCTCGCGCTCGCGCAGACGGCATGGTTCACGTCCGTGCGGCCCGACCGTTCGCCGCACACGGTGCCCGTCTGGTTCGTGCACGACGAGGCCGGCCTCTGGGTAGCCAGCTCCCCATCGAGCCGCAAGATCGCCAACGTGCGACTGAACGACCAGGTGTCCCTCGCCGTCGACGGATCCGGTGGGGAGCCGTTGGTCGCGTTGGCCGGCGCTGACATCCTCGACGATGTGCCTGATCATCCGCGAGTTGTCGCGAACTTCGCCCGCAAGTACGGCGGCTTCGACATCACGACCGAGTCCTACTCCGGCCCCCTCGTGCTCCTGCGCCTCACCATCACCCGGTGGCTGCTCGAGGGTTCCGCTCAGTAACGTCGGCGCCTGCTCGATCACCGATGTCCGCAGCCTGACCGGATTTGCCGACAAGGGCGCGTCTCACGGCCTCACGCTGAGTTCATCGATGAGATCTCGATAGGTGGTGGCCGCCGGTTTCGGCCGGTAATCGGAGTCGAGGAGGCCGAGTTGGTAAAGGGGATGATCGTGGCTGGTGTTCGCGTCTCGTAACGCGAAGTGCTCGTATGTGGTGATGTTGAGTTCTTCGCTGTGGTCGTGAACGGTACGCACGACGGTTTCGAGAACCTCGGCCTGGCGCGAGTACGGCCGGTCGGCGCCAGTGCCCCAGCCGTGCTCGGTGATATGGATCGGCACTGATTCTTCGATGCCCGCCGCGGCGAGGCTCTGATGGCGGAAGAGGTTGATGACCCCTTCGATCGTCTCGGGAAGGCGTTCCCGGGGAATCGGCTGGAAGACGTCGGGGAAGAAGTCGAGGCCCGCGTAATCGAGGGCGGACCGGAATTCGTCACCGCCTCGACGGCCGAGGTCGGTCCAGAATTCCTGCGCCGGATCGAAGGCGATGGTGGAGTTGCAGCCCACCCGAACATCGAGCCCGAGCCGGTTTGCTTCGCGCTTCGCAGCGACGACACCGTCGACGAGCGCTTGTCGCGCGGCCGGGAAGCCGCCGTCCCCTCCGGGGCCGGCGTGGTCGGCTTCCTCGGTGATCTGCAGTGTGGCGAGGCATGCGGCGTGCCGGCGCACCTGCGCGCGGACGAAGTCCAGCCAGCCGCTGAGATCGAGACCGGGTTCACGGAAGCACAGCACCAGGTCGAGGCGCCGGCTACCGGTGGCGTACTGGGCGGGGTTCGGCGGGGCCTGCACGGCGCCCGGAGCCGTATCGCTGTAGTGGAGGTAGCCGCGGACGAGAAACGGGTGCTCACCGTGCAGGGCGTCGAGCGCGGCGCTGATGCGAGCGGGCTGTTCAGCGGGGCCGTCGGTGACTGATCCGTCTCCGCGCCGCTGAGGCCGCCGGGGTAGATGCCGAAGAGGAGGGCCATGGTCGCACCGTACGCTAAACTTGGAGTCACACCAAGTTTGGGGTGAAGCTATGATTCGAGGATGGGGTTACGAGACGAGAAGAAGCAGGCGACCCGGACCGCGATCGCTGACACCGCCTTGTCGCTCTTCCTCAGCCACGGCTTCGACCAGGTCACGGTCTCCGACATCGCGAAAGCGGCACACGTCTCGGTCAACACTGTCTTCAACTACTTCCCCACCAAGGAAGACCTGTTCTTCGACCGCCAGGCCGACGTGGTCCAACGACTCGCACGGGCACTCGACGACGGTGCTCCCGGCGCATCAGCGGTCGATGCGGTGCATCGATCCTTCCTTGCGGCGGTGAGCCGGAACGATCCCACCTTGGGGATCAGCAGCGACATGGTCGCTTTCTGGCGCGTAGTCGACAACAGCCCTGCGCTTCAGGCAAGGGCGCGCCTGCTCGCCGAACTGACCGAGGCCGCACTGGCCGTTAAGCTCGCGGAGATCAGCAGGACGCCCGCGGATTCATTGGTTCCGTACGCCACTGCCGCGGTGATCGCCGGCGTGGACCGGGCGCTGCACGCGGAGATTCGGCGCCGCATATCCCGCGGTGAAGAAGGCGATGCCGTACGCGCCGCGATCGTCGACGCCGCCGCAGGGGCTTTCGCGGCGGTGCGCGCCGGACTGGACACCTATCTCGAGACCGGCGGTGACAGCGAGAGCGCTGGGGAACCGAACCCGCAGACGGTCGACGAGTGACCTCCTGGCATCCTCACACACCACCGGTGGCAGCTACCTGGGTACCAAGCGGCTCGGCTGAGCGTCGGGACTGCCGTAGGTTCACAGGATGAAGACGATCGTGTTCAGCGGCGCCGGGGACAGCACGGTGCTCAGCCTGGTCGAGCGAGATCTTCCGGAGCCCGGCGACGGTCAGATCCGGGTACGGGTTCATCGCTCCGGAGTCAACCCGACGGACTGGAAACGACGCTCGGCCGGCGACCCGGGTTTCCCCGAGGTCACGCCGAACATGGACGGCGCCGGCGTGGTGGACGCGGTCGGTCCCGGGGTGCTGTCACACGCGGTCGGCGACCGGGTGTGGGTGATGCTCGCGGCGCACGGCAGCCCGTACGGGACCGCCGCCGAGCACACGATCGTCCCGGCTGCGCACGCCTTGCCGCTGCCCGAGGGGACCTCCTTCGACACCGGGGCGGCGCTGGGCGTCCCGGCGGTCACCGCGCATCGCGCCCTGACCGTCGCCGAGGGCGGGCCCAGCCGGCTCGAACCGGGCGCGCTCGACGGCCGTACCGTGTTGGTTGCCGGCGGAGCCGGCGCGGTCGGCCATGCCGCGATCCAGCTGGCGCGCTGGGCCGGGGCGAGCGTGGTGACCACGGTCAGCAGCGCGGAGAAGGCCGCACTGGCGCGGGCGGCCGGTGCGCACCACGTCGTCGACTACACGGGCGGCGAGCCGGCGGCCGAGATCCGCGCGGTGGCGCCGGACGGCGTGGACATCGTCGTGGAGGTGTCGGCGGCCCGCAACGCGCCGCTCAACCAGGCGGTCGCCGCGAACCACGCCACCATCGCGATCTATGCGAACAACGGCGGTGACACGGCGGCGTTCGACATCCGCCCGCACATGATGCTCAACACCCGGGTGCAGTTCCTGATCCTCTACACGGTCGGCGAGGCGGCGCTGCAGGCGGCGGCCGAGGACGTCGGGGCCGCGCTGC is part of the Actinoplanes missouriensis 431 genome and encodes:
- a CDS encoding pyridoxamine 5'-phosphate oxidase family protein — encoded protein: MIDGEIGERLALAQTAWFTSVRPDRSPHTVPVWFVHDEAGLWVASSPSSRKIANVRLNDQVSLAVDGSGGEPLVALAGADILDDVPDHPRVVANFARKYGGFDITTESYSGPLVLLRLTITRWLLEGSAQ
- a CDS encoding ABC transporter ATP-binding protein codes for the protein MSVTSAPAIRVHGLTKSFKDVDVLRGVDIDVARGSIFALLGSNGAGKTTVVRILSTLLRADGGTAVVNGFDVAAQPADVRESISLTGQFAAVDEILTGRENLVMVARLRHLKDSGTIADRLLARFSLTDAGGRRVATYSGGMRRRLDIAMSLIGNPPVVFLDEPTTGLDPEARIEVWHAVRELAAGGTTVLLTTQYLEEAEQLADRIAILHQGRIIVEGTLAELKKLLPAATVEYVEKQPTLEDVFLALVGKDPR
- a CDS encoding glycoside hydrolase family protein, which translates into the protein MQAPPNPAQYATGSRRLDLVLCFREPGLDLSGWLDFVRAQVRRHAACLATLQITEEADHAGPGGDGGFPAARQALVDGVVAAKREANRLGLDVRVGCNSTIAFDPAQEFWTDLGRRGGDEFRSALDYAGLDFFPDVFQPIPRERLPETIEGVINLFRHQSLAAAGIEESVPIHITEHGWGTGADRPYSRQAEVLETVVRTVHDHSEELNITTYEHFALRDANTSHDHPLYQLGLLDSDYRPKPAATTYRDLIDELSVRP
- a CDS encoding NADPH:quinone reductase, which codes for MKTIVFSGAGDSTVLSLVERDLPEPGDGQIRVRVHRSGVNPTDWKRRSAGDPGFPEVTPNMDGAGVVDAVGPGVLSHAVGDRVWVMLAAHGSPYGTAAEHTIVPAAHALPLPEGTSFDTGAALGVPAVTAHRALTVAEGGPSRLEPGALDGRTVLVAGGAGAVGHAAIQLARWAGASVVTTVSSAEKAALARAAGAHHVVDYTGGEPAAEIRAVAPDGVDIVVEVSAARNAPLNQAVAANHATIAIYANNGGDTAAFDIRPHMMLNTRVQFLILYTVGEAALQAAAEDVGAALRDGALPVGEEHGLPLHHFPLERAADAHDAVERGIVGKVLITV
- a CDS encoding TetR family transcriptional regulator is translated as MGLRDEKKQATRTAIADTALSLFLSHGFDQVTVSDIAKAAHVSVNTVFNYFPTKEDLFFDRQADVVQRLARALDDGAPGASAVDAVHRSFLAAVSRNDPTLGISSDMVAFWRVVDNSPALQARARLLAELTEAALAVKLAEISRTPADSLVPYATAAVIAGVDRALHAEIRRRISRGEEGDAVRAAIVDAAAGAFAAVRAGLDTYLETGGDSESAGEPNPQTVDE
- a CDS encoding phosphatase PAP2 family protein; translation: MMTSPESPKSIDRIPRQRRPSSPETGPSPAGTDRVTRAARVLTEIFSPGYLVALLLAAVAWTSSRSVAQAVLVSLIAVAAASVLPMVSILRGVRRGRWTDKHVVVHAQRRVPLLIILLSTAGGMLALVAVSAPRQLLALIAAMVAALLVAVPITVFLHWGISIHALVAAGTSVALCVVFGPVLALTAPVAVAVGWARVRLGEHTVAQVLAGGLVGTCATGLLFPLLAG
- a CDS encoding NAD(P)-dependent alcohol dehydrogenase, whose protein sequence is MTTARAYTATSATDPLVPTTIERRPVGPHDVLIDIAYSGICHSDISTVRGDWGPISYPLVPGHEIVGTVAQVGSEVSRHRVGDRVGVGCMVNSCRECVNCLAGLENYCLNGATFTYNSIDRDGTPTQGGYATQVVVVEDFVLSVPESIPFEAAAPLLCAGVTTYSPLAHWKVGPGSKVAVVGLGGLGHLAVKFAHAMGAAVTVLSQTLGKKDDGLRLGADHYYATSDASNFTTLANTFDLIVNTISAPIDVQAYLSLLALDGTLVNLGAPAQPLPVSVFALMGNRRSFAASSIGSIAETQQMLNFCAEHAIAPEIELITAADINTAYERVLTSDVRYRFVIDAATL
- a CDS encoding helix-turn-helix transcriptional regulator, with translation MDNKTELREFLASRRAKIRPQDAGLPAGTGRRVPGLRREELAALAGVSVSWYIRLERGDAVGASDAVLNAIANTLQLDDLERRHLFHLVRGSQRSTAKTPARRPAAPAIRATLQLVLDQMTDLPAIVQNDRSDIVAMNPLARALYCGLLSGSPGPWNHARYIHLDPGAQTFYRDWDQVASHSAAMLHVAAAKNPLDTELSKLIGELATRSDDFRVRWASRNVHEHRAGVKRVHHELVGDMELVYETLALPGEPDLTLYVNAAEPGSPSADALRLLAAWSAPMQAPTPHQQKEHQD